One segment of Pelodiscus sinensis isolate JC-2024 unplaced genomic scaffold, ASM4963464v1 ctg50, whole genome shotgun sequence DNA contains the following:
- the LOC142825313 gene encoding maestro heat-like repeat-containing protein family member 7 yields the protein MGGGLLGSLVPGGGSAEGVGRCEGGRGMGPCEGRVGPNLPWVPDMGARDPCWPLESPWSLPSRTEPPCASAELCQERVDSRVEEGAIYDIEEQLHTRDTSPAALQRFLLAIPLACLAALQRGEDTLAPRCCKDTMMARIVEIMEDSPPPLVLADCLNAACSLSTLQPPLRAQLLSPLLTAAVGQTVSGDWQQEPIHTQQFIRALPYDLQALLASLLAESPDTARLQLIMEHLSPWLESRLPQERARALGSTTALLGVATTLPGFDNSADWPRMGHHVAQLGLFISDPSEDVSRLAREGVHSLYQLLLHHRGLNIHQAEDLWCRHYYKERWVLAHGNSVRVGEVFGQLFTAEQENCFLDKALLAARSPLRRPSQAGLVLAHALHGQAHQLLEYILNGL from the exons atggggggggggctgcttggctctcttgttcctggtgggggctctgctgagggcgttggcagatgtgagggtggcagggggatgggtccctgcgaggggcgtgtggggcccaacctgccctgggtccctgacatgggggcgcgtgacccctgctggccgctggagtcaccctggtcccttccctcccgcacagagcccccctgcgcctcggcggagctctgccaggagcgggtggactcccgggtggaggaaggggccatctacgacatcgaagagcagctccacacccgggacacg agcccagccgccctgcagcggttcctcttggccatccccctcgcctgcctcgccgccctccaaaggggcgaggacaccctggcgccgcgctgctgcaaggacaccatgatggccaggatcgtt gagatcatggaggactcgccccccccgctggtcttggccgactgcctcaacgccgcctgcagcctcag caccttgcagcctcccctgcgggcccagctcctgagccccctgctgacggcggccgtgggacagacagtgtctggggactggcagcaggagcccatccacacgcag cagttcatccgggcccttccctacgacctccaggccctactggcgagcctcctcgccgagtccccagacaccgcccggctgcagctcataatggag cacctgagcccgtggctggagtcccgcctgccccaggagcgagccagggcccttggcagcaccacggccctgctgggagtcgccaccaccctcccggggtttgac aactccgccgactggccgaggatgggtcaccacgtggcccagctgggcctttttatttcggacccatccgaagacgtcagccggctggcccgggagggggtgcacagcctgtatcaactcctcctgcaccacaggg gcctcaacatccaccaggcagaggacctgtggtgcagacactactacaaagaaagatgggtcctggctcacggcaacagcgtgcgggtgggagag gtctttgggcagctcttcacagcagagcaggagaattgctttttggacaaggctctgctcgctgcccgctcccccctgcggcgccccagccaggccgggctggtcctggcccacgccctgcatgggcaggcccatcagctcctggaatacata ctgaatggCCTGTAA